From one Brachypodium distachyon strain Bd21 chromosome 4, Brachypodium_distachyon_v3.0, whole genome shotgun sequence genomic stretch:
- the LOC104584692 gene encoding uncharacterized protein LOC104584692 isoform X2, with amino-acid sequence MVIAGKPGAAVRKTRDTSALHLALLIKTTRINLMKGRELQRFATDGLARQVFVRTKKAREGGYSKKCRLGGWTTVLSVCMVQDSKSTRLSENATSVIWKMECTLLAKIMMVMRPWSSDLFTSYYLA; translated from the exons ATGGTGATCGCTGGCAAACCAGGTGCAGCCGTGAGGAAAACAAGAGATACATCAGCACTTC ATTTGGCATTGTTGATCAAGACCACTCGGATCAACCTGATGAAGGGCAGG GAACTACAAAGATTTGCTACAGATGGTTTAGCACGTCAAGTATTTGTGCGGACAAAGAAGGCTAGGGAAGGAGGTTACAGTAAAAAG TGCAGGTTAGGAGGTTGGACAACAGTACTTTCTGTATGCATGGTTCAAGATTCAAAATCCACTAGATTATCAGAA AATGCAACTTCTGTCATTTGGAAGATGGAGTGTACCCTGCTTGCCAAGATCATGATGGTGATGAGGCCATGGAGTTCAGATCTATTTACTTCTTACTACCTGGCCTAA
- the LOC104584692 gene encoding uncharacterized protein LOC104584692 isoform X1, with the protein MVIAGKPGAAVRKTRDTSALLILILDLALLIKTTRINLMKGRELQRFATDGLARQVFVRTKKAREGGYSKKCRLGGWTTVLSVCMVQDSKSTRLSENATSVIWKMECTLLAKIMMVMRPWSSDLFTSYYLA; encoded by the exons ATGGTGATCGCTGGCAAACCAGGTGCAGCCGTGAGGAAAACAAGAGATACATCAGCACTTC TAATTCTCATTCTAGATTTGGCATTGTTGATCAAGACCACTCGGATCAACCTGATGAAGGGCAGG GAACTACAAAGATTTGCTACAGATGGTTTAGCACGTCAAGTATTTGTGCGGACAAAGAAGGCTAGGGAAGGAGGTTACAGTAAAAAG TGCAGGTTAGGAGGTTGGACAACAGTACTTTCTGTATGCATGGTTCAAGATTCAAAATCCACTAGATTATCAGAA AATGCAACTTCTGTCATTTGGAAGATGGAGTGTACCCTGCTTGCCAAGATCATGATGGTGATGAGGCCATGGAGTTCAGATCTATTTACTTCTTACTACCTGGCCTAA